One genomic region from Methanotorris formicicus Mc-S-70 encodes:
- a CDS encoding CDP-2,3-bis-(O-geranylgeranyl)-sn-glycerol synthase — MDIVGLVFSSFWYILPAYIANATACIFGGGTPLDLGRNFIDGRRLIGNGVTFRGTFSGILCGTIAAILQGVILNLKIINTPMVFYSNIFECAFLGFLLSSGALFGDMVGSFIKRRLEIKQGNPAPILDQLNFVFGAILFTYPFSPLPLNMIITICVITPIIHLTSNIIAYKLKIKKVWW, encoded by the coding sequence ATGGATATTGTTGGATTGGTTTTTTCATCTTTTTGGTATATTCTGCCGGCATATATCGCAAATGCTACTGCGTGCATATTTGGGGGAGGAACTCCTCTGGATTTGGGAAGGAATTTTATAGATGGTAGAAGGTTGATAGGAAACGGTGTAACATTTAGGGGAACTTTTTCTGGAATATTATGTGGAACTATCGCGGCAATTTTGCAAGGAGTTATATTAAATTTAAAAATAATTAATACCCCAATGGTATTTTATTCGAATATATTTGAATGTGCTTTTTTAGGGTTTTTGTTATCATCTGGAGCACTTTTTGGAGACATGGTAGGAAGTTTTATAAAGCGGAGATTGGAAATAAAGCAAGGTAATCCAGCACCAATATTGGATCAATTAAATTTTGTTTTTGGGGCTATACTATTCACGTATCCATTTTCACCACTTCCATTGAATATGATAATAACAATATGTGTAATAACCCCAATAATTCATTTAACATCAAACATCATTGCATATAAACTTAAAATTAAGAAAGTTTGGTGGTAA
- the nrdD gene encoding anaerobic ribonucleoside-triphosphate reductase: MISAKSVRSEIIVVKKSGIEEKFNVNKLAKSLMNAGLEYEKINLVIEKICNNIYNGISTKELKNLVYKILKEIDKDVAGNYRYENCLKVRTSEKQFESFNKQKIVDALIKETGADVEIARKIADEVEDIVKKLNVKYLTAPMIREIVNAKLIEHGLEELRHKHTRLGIPIYDITKLIKSGSRENANLMYNPESIHKWVADETMKQYALMKIFPRYIADAHMRGDIHLHDLEYAAIRPVCLQHDLRPFFKYGLRVDGTGLHTSVSKPAKHPEVAIQHAAKVMMAAQTNMSGGQSIDEFNIWLAPYVRGLSYEKIRQLMQMFVYELNQMYVARGGQTIFSSINLELEVPEFLKDKEAVVAGTTRGTYEEYEEEAKMIVQALVDVMLEGDATGKPFLFPNTIFKLRENAFKDEELMIKIHQLCAKFGTPYFINMLPDWQVSNTNAMGCRTRLSGNWTGDAEIDTLRTGNMQWYTINLPRVSYEAKGDDDKLFEILHEKLELVKNALLIKHDVTKERLYEDNVMPFLTQEFEDGQYYRYENTTKTFGFVGLNEMLRYHLGEELHTSKDALKFGERVIKYIREYADDLKEKTGLRWTVTQTPAESTAGRFARLDMKYYREEAKSVVNGDLNDVDSLYYSNSSHVRVDAPITLGEKLRIEERFHPICNGGHIMHLWNVESAADPEVLMNITKKITKTDIGFWAYTKNLSVCEKCKMAMGGLRDKCINCGNENIAKFSRITGYLQNVSNFNKAKQQEVKDRRMVKIFGDGKE; the protein is encoded by the coding sequence ATGATATCTGCAAAATCTGTGAGATCTGAAATAATTGTGGTAAAAAAGAGTGGAATAGAAGAGAAATTCAATGTGAATAAACTGGCGAAATCTCTAATGAATGCAGGACTCGAGTACGAAAAAATAAATTTGGTAATTGAAAAAATTTGCAACAATATATACAATGGAATATCAACCAAAGAATTAAAAAATTTGGTATATAAGATATTAAAAGAGATTGATAAGGATGTTGCTGGTAATTATAGGTATGAAAATTGCCTTAAAGTAAGGACATCTGAAAAACAGTTTGAGTCATTTAACAAACAGAAAATAGTGGATGCATTGATAAAAGAAACTGGGGCAGATGTGGAAATAGCAAGAAAAATTGCAGATGAGGTAGAAGATATTGTAAAAAAATTAAATGTAAAATATCTAACTGCTCCAATGATAAGAGAAATTGTAAATGCAAAGTTAATTGAGCATGGTTTAGAGGAACTCAGGCATAAACATACAAGGTTGGGTATTCCAATATACGATATAACCAAGTTAATTAAAAGTGGTTCAAGAGAGAATGCAAACTTAATGTACAACCCAGAGAGTATTCACAAATGGGTTGCTGACGAGACAATGAAGCAGTATGCTTTAATGAAGATTTTTCCAAGGTATATAGCGGATGCCCACATGAGAGGAGATATTCATTTACACGATTTGGAATACGCTGCTATAAGACCAGTTTGTTTGCAGCATGATTTAAGACCGTTCTTTAAATATGGTTTGAGGGTTGATGGAACCGGGTTACATACAAGTGTTTCAAAACCTGCAAAGCATCCTGAAGTTGCTATTCAACATGCTGCTAAAGTGATGATGGCAGCACAAACCAACATGAGTGGAGGACAGAGTATAGATGAATTCAACATCTGGCTTGCTCCATACGTTAGAGGATTGAGTTATGAGAAAATAAGGCAATTAATGCAGATGTTCGTTTATGAATTAAATCAGATGTACGTAGCCAGGGGAGGTCAGACAATATTTAGCAGTATAAACCTTGAATTGGAGGTTCCAGAATTTTTAAAAGACAAGGAAGCAGTAGTTGCGGGAACCACAAGAGGGACTTATGAAGAATATGAGGAAGAGGCAAAGATGATTGTCCAGGCATTGGTAGATGTGATGTTGGAGGGGGATGCAACAGGAAAACCATTCCTATTTCCAAATACCATATTCAAATTGAGGGAAAATGCATTTAAAGATGAAGAGTTGATGATAAAAATCCACCAATTGTGTGCAAAATTCGGAACTCCTTACTTTATAAACATGCTTCCAGATTGGCAAGTTAGCAATACAAATGCGATGGGATGTAGAACCAGATTAAGTGGAAATTGGACTGGAGATGCTGAAATAGATACGTTAAGAACAGGAAATATGCAATGGTATACAATAAACCTCCCAAGAGTATCTTATGAGGCAAAAGGGGATGATGATAAGTTATTTGAAATTCTACATGAGAAGTTGGAGTTGGTTAAAAATGCATTGTTGATTAAGCATGATGTTACAAAGGAGAGATTGTATGAGGATAATGTTATGCCATTCTTAACTCAGGAGTTTGAAGATGGGCAGTATTATAGGTATGAAAACACAACAAAAACCTTTGGATTCGTTGGTTTAAATGAAATGCTCAGATATCATTTAGGGGAAGAACTCCATACCTCAAAAGATGCTTTAAAGTTTGGAGAGAGGGTTATAAAATATATAAGAGAATATGCGGATGATTTAAAAGAAAAAACTGGTTTAAGATGGACTGTAACACAGACACCAGCGGAATCAACGGCAGGAAGGTTTGCAAGACTGGATATGAAGTATTACAGGGAGGAGGCAAAATCTGTTGTTAATGGGGACTTGAATGATGTTGATTCACTATACTACTCAAACTCATCCCACGTTAGAGTTGATGCTCCAATAACTCTTGGGGAAAAATTGAGAATAGAGGAGAGATTCCATCCTATTTGCAATGGTGGGCATATAATGCATCTTTGGAATGTTGAAAGTGCAGCAGACCCAGAAGTTTTGATGAATATAACCAAAAAGATAACAAAAACAGATATTGGATTTTGGGCATATACGAAGAATTTGAGTGTTTGTGAGAAATGTAAGATGGCAATGGGTGGATTGAGAGATAAATGTATAAATTGTGGAAATGAGAATATTGCAAAATTCAGTAGAATAACGGGTTACTTGCAAAACGTCTCCAACTTCAACAAGGCAAAACAACAGGAAGTTAAGGATAGGAGGATGGTAAAGATATTTGGAGATGGGAAAGAATAA
- a CDS encoding Nre family DNA repair protein, giving the protein MRCVICKGRGYCGRPFCPILQKINKKFKCNDLLENLPKVDMDFFGKNMSFFVGRWGYPNVKISPLITDIPKDVEHLFGYNLAEIIKIRINLLSPSIAANVNKKTTVIEKLQELAMSKERVDTEVEFYKKPKLSLNFVDNLPPIGPYGELKRITYDNPKIPKIVDKVADDYSFEGVLKIYEKFDEIYASRLFSAGVLGRKKKLVPTRWAITSVDDMIGKYLIKKVREYRILEEPLMFETSYLGNEFRIYFLPSTWAFELIETYNRCVWNPTNKPITVSDYEIKGRKTYAKNTGGAYYASRLAVLEKLDDMKRQAKVIVKRVVNEEYSVPLGVWVIREAVRDALRKRPKKLDNVEKVGTISSQKLLDDFIK; this is encoded by the coding sequence TTGAGATGTGTTATCTGTAAGGGGAGGGGTTATTGTGGGAGACCTTTTTGTCCAATACTCCAAAAAATAAACAAAAAATTTAAATGTAATGATTTATTGGAAAATCTCCCAAAGGTTGATATGGACTTTTTTGGGAAGAATATGTCGTTTTTTGTTGGTAGATGGGGATATCCAAACGTTAAAATCTCTCCACTAATAACAGATATTCCAAAAGATGTTGAGCATTTGTTTGGTTATAATTTGGCAGAGATTATTAAAATAAGGATCAATCTTCTCTCTCCTTCAATTGCTGCAAACGTGAATAAAAAAACTACTGTTATTGAAAAACTGCAGGAGTTGGCAATGAGTAAAGAAAGGGTAGATACAGAAGTGGAATTTTACAAAAAACCAAAATTATCTTTAAATTTTGTTGATAACTTGCCACCAATAGGACCTTATGGGGAGTTGAAGAGAATAACTTATGACAACCCAAAAATACCAAAGATAGTTGATAAAGTTGCGGATGATTATTCTTTTGAGGGAGTTTTGAAAATATATGAGAAATTTGATGAAATTTACGCATCAAGGTTGTTTTCTGCTGGAGTTTTGGGAAGAAAGAAAAAACTTGTCCCAACAAGGTGGGCTATAACGTCTGTTGATGACATGATTGGGAAGTATCTGATAAAAAAGGTTAGGGAATATAGGATATTGGAAGAGCCACTTATGTTCGAAACATCCTATTTGGGGAATGAATTTAGGATCTATTTCCTTCCCTCAACATGGGCGTTTGAGTTGATAGAGACATACAACAGATGCGTTTGGAATCCAACAAATAAACCAATAACTGTATCTGATTATGAAATTAAGGGGAGGAAAACTTATGCAAAAAACACCGGTGGGGCATATTATGCAAGTAGATTGGCGGTTTTGGAGAAGTTGGATGATATGAAAAGACAGGCAAAAGTAATTGTAAAGAGAGTAGTTAATGAGGAATACTCTGTTCCTTTGGGGGTTTGGGTTATTAGAGAGGCAGTTAGGGATGCATTAAGAAAAAGACCAAAAAAATTAGATAATGTGGAAAAAGTAGGAACAATTTCCTCACAAAAACTTTTAGATGATTTTATAAAATAG